A genomic stretch from Panthera uncia isolate 11264 chromosome E3, Puncia_PCG_1.0, whole genome shotgun sequence includes:
- the LOC125928666 gene encoding 40S ribosomal protein S17-like: protein MGFFQTKWITTQDDLIIITRSTNVGHIRTNTVKKVARVITEKYYTCLGNDSHANKCMCKETTTIASKNLYSEIALDVTQWMKQIQRGPVSRISIKLQKEERERRDHYVPEVSVLDQEINEVDPDTEEMLKLLDFGSLSSLQVTQPTVGMNSRTPRDSFCCAAISSINLGRKQQQQIPKTDKESCDSP, encoded by the coding sequence ATGGGGTTTTTCCAGACAAAGTGGATCACCACGCAAGATGACCTCATAATAATTACCAGATCCACCAACGTGGGCCACATTCGCACCAACACCGTGAAGAAGGTGGCCCGGGTCATTACTGAGAAGTACTACACATGCCTAGGCAACGACTCCCATGCCAATAAGTGCATGTGCAAGGAGACCACCACTATTGCCAGCAAGAACCTCTACAGTGAGATAGCACTTGATGTCACTCAATGGATGAAGCAGATTCAGAGAGGCCCGGTAAGCAGGATCTCCATTAAGttgcagaaggaagagagagaaaggagagatcaTTATGTTCCTGAGGTCTCAGTCCTGGATCAGGAGATCAATGAAGTAGATCCTGACACTGAGGAAATGTTGAAGCTCTTGGACTTTGGCAGTCTGTCCAGCCTGCAGGTCACACAGCCTACAGTTGGCATGAACTCCAGGACACCACGTGACTCCTTCTGCTGTGCTGCGATATCGTCAATAAACCTTGgacgaaaacaacaacaacaaattcccAAAACGGATAAAGAAAGTTGTGATTCGCCATGA